From a region of the Mercurialis annua linkage group LG1-X, ddMerAnnu1.2, whole genome shotgun sequence genome:
- the LOC126672403 gene encoding uncharacterized protein LOC126672403: MARHKELREKIRQLTSLYDITSAECIYEDQDQDPTGSLRIEDIRLATRKLEDDPTQVQDDLFEVNLGTDDSLKPIYINAGLDEGFREQLVALLVEFCDCFSWSYDEMPGLDPDIAEHKLPLKSGFRPFRQPPRRMSREVDTLIQDEIKRLEDAKFIREAQYTEWLSNIVPVMKKNGKLRVCVDFRNLNLATPKDEYPMPVADMLIDRAAGHTILSFLDAHSGYNQVPISKEDISKTAFRCPGPIGAWSVLLRGKEADEWIWTDEQQRVFDDLKGYLEKPPVMTPPKPNKPLLLYLSAARESLGCMLAQEDDGVERAVYYLIRGLTDTEIRYTDIEKMCLCLHFTCCKLRYYMLPVVVYVLSQTDIIKYILSKPYLRNRIGKWAIAMSEFTLVYVSQRAVKGQVLADFLADHPGITLKEETVTFGDVTTWEMWFDGSRTSQGAGAGVHIVTPLGTSYQLSFRLQFECTNNQAEYEALIFGLEILAELGAKTINVKGDSLLVIKQVTGEFKCESELLVRYCNKAKHLIEGFQDTRMEYTERADNVVANDLAQHGSGYKTNLCLDTIERDMPNLHTGGITIDERIFSAYQLDVNQDWRIEVLSWFEKPDHTNRRLRTLALNYVVLAGELYKKGFEGLLFRCIGPKEAMLAMAEVHEGIAGAHQAGPRMRWLIHKYGFYWPKMEQDCIRYAKGCEACQKAGPIQHVPAEELHSIIKPWPFRGWVVDLIGKIYLGSSDGHTFVIIATCYFTKWVEAKPLKSPTQEAVIKFFKEYIVHRHGLPESITTDQGTMFTGGDIVWWASQMKVKMLHSTPYYAQANGQAEATNKAIKLIVQKMIEENPRQWHVLLSEAVWANRTSQKSATGTSPFRLVYGYDAMLPMELTVTSTRRRYQNKLSKDDYFDKMVIDTLDLDEERLTALDHIEAQKRRVERAYNKRVKRKTFMVGDIVWKAVLPIGHKDTRLGKWSPNWEGPFIVVNKLTGGAYLLADIDGEEHDRAINGQFLKKYVPSCWEGVDRRLFGADEE; the protein is encoded by the exons ATGGCACGACATAAAGAATTGAGGGAGAAAATTAGACAACTGACCTCGCTATATGATATTACATCGGCCGAGTGCATCTACGAGGACCAAGATCAAGACCCGACAGGATCATTGCGAATTGAGGACATACGGCTGGCAACCAGGAAACTAGAAGATGATCCCACCCAAGTACAAGACGACCTCTTCGAGGTGAATCTGGGGACAGATGATTCGCTGAAGCCGATATATATCAACGCAGGACTGGACGAGGGATTCAGAGAACAACTGGTCGCTCTACTCGTGGAGTTCTGCGACTGTTTTTCCTGGTCGTATGATGAGATGCCTGGCCTTGACCCTGATATCGCCGAGCATAAACTTCCACTGAAAAGTGGGtttcggccatttcggcaaCCTCCCCGGCGAATGTCCAGGGAAGTGGATACTCTCATCCAGGATGAGATTAAGCGGCTGGAAGATGCCAAGTTTATTCGGGAAGCCCAgtacaccgaatggctctctaacatcgtaccagtgatgaagaaaaacgggAAGCTAAGAGTATGCGTAGATTTTCGAAACCTCAACCTGGCCACACCCAAGGACGAATACCCGATGCCGGTGGCCGATATGCTAATCGACAGGGCAGCTGGAcacacgatactcagtttcctcgaTGCGCACTCTGGATACAACCAAGTTCCAATCAGCAAGGAggacatctccaaaacggctTTTAGATGCCCCGGGCCGATCGGAGC ctggagtgttttgctGAGAGGAAAAGAGGCCGATGAGTGGATATGGACGGACGAGCAACAGAGGGTGTTCGACGATTTGAAAGGTTACTTGGAAAAACCTCCGGTTATGACCCCTCCAAAGCCGAATAAGCCGTTGTTACTATACCTATCGGCTGCACGCGAATCCCTaggatgtatgctcgcccaagaggacgatGGGGTCGAGAGAGCAGTCTACTATTTGATCCGAGGACTGACGGACACAGAGattcgctataccgacatagaaaaaatgtgtctatgccTGCACTTCACATGCTGCAAGCTGCGATACTATATGTTGCCGGTCGTAGTGTACGTATTGtcccagaccgatatcattaagtatatctTATCGAAGCCATACCTGAGGAATCGGATTGGAAAATGGGCGATTGCTATGTCCGAATTTACGTTGGTGTATGTTTCCcaaagagcagtaaaaggacaagtGTTGGCAGATTTCTTGGCCGATCACCCTGGTATTACCCTCAAGGAAGAAACAGTCACGTTCGGCGACGTCACCACATGGGAGATGTGGTTCGATGGGTCCAGGacaagccagggggcaggcgcAGGAGTACACATCGTCACACCCTTGGGGACATCCTACCAGTTGTCATTCAGACTCCAGTTCGAATGTACCAACAATCAGGCAGAATACGAAGCCCTAATTTTCGGCCTTGAAATCCTTGCCGAACTGGGGGCAAAAACAATCAACGTCAAAGGCGATTCGTTGTTAGTCATTAAACAAGTAACTGGGGAGTTCAAATGCGAATCCGAACTGCTGGTGAGGTATTGCAATAAGGCAAAGCATCTCATCGAAGGCTTTCAGGACACAAGGATGGAATACACAGAGAGAGCCGATAATGTTGTCGCGAATGATTTAGCCCAGCACGGTAGTGGGTACAAAACGAATCTCTGCTTGGACACAATAGAACGAGACATGCCAAATCTACATACTGGGGGCATCACCATCGACGAAAGAATATTTTCGGCCTACCAACTTGATGTTAACCAAGATTGGAGAATTGAAGTCCTGAGTTGGTTCGAGAAGCCAGACCATACGAATAGAAGGTTGAGAACCTTGGCACTAAACTATGTAGTTCTAGCGGGCGAACTATATAAAAAGGGCTTTGAAGGGCTACTCTTCAGATGTATCGGTCCTAAAGAAGCAATGCTAGCAATGGCCGAAGTTCACGAAGGAATAGCCGGTGCTCACCAAGCGGGCCCTAGAATGAGATGGTTAATCCACAAATATGGCTTCTATTGGCCGAAGATGGAACAGGACTGCATAAGATACGCTAAGGGGTGCGAAGCTTGTCAGAAAGCTGGCCCTATACAACATGTCCCGGCCGAGGAACTACACTCCATCATCAAGCCATGGCCGTTTAGAGGATGGGTGGTCGACCTCATAGGGAAAATATATCTTGGCTCGTCTGACGGCCACACTTTCGTTATCATCGCCACTTGCTATTTCACTAAGTGGGTCGAGGCCAAACCCTTGAAGTCACCAACACAAGAAGCTGTGATCAAATTCTTCAAAGAATATATCGTCCACAGACATGGATTACCCGAATCAATAACCACTGACCAGGGGACGATGTTCACAGGAGGCGATATAGTTTGGTGGGCTTCTCAGATGAAGGTTAAAATGTTACATTCAACACCATACTACGCCCAAGCCAACGGACAGGCCGAAGCCACGAACAAAGCGATCAAGCTTATAGTTCAGAAaatgattgaagaaaacccgAGACAATGGCATGTGCTTTTGTCAGAGGCAGTTTGGGCGAACAGGACCAGCCAGAAGTCAGCCACCGGGACTTCGCCCTTCAGATTGGTGTATGGTTATGATGCAatgttgccaatggagctgACAGTCACGTCTACTCGCCGCAGATACCAGAACAAATTGTCCAAAGACGATTACTTCGACAAAATGGTGATAGATACTCTGGACCTCGACGAAGAACGTTTGACGGCGCTAGATCACATCGAAGCTcagaaaagaagggtcgagAGAGCTTATAACAAACGGGTTAAACGAA